A genome region from Defluviimonas aquaemixtae includes the following:
- a CDS encoding cysteine synthase A, protein MRIYSDLADAVGKTPLIRLKKASEITGCEILGKAEFLNPGQSVKDRAALYIIRDAVAKGHLSPGGTIVEGTAGNTGIGLALVGASMGFRTVIVIPETQSQEKKDMIRLAGAELVQVPAAPYKNPNNYVRYSGRLAAKLAETEPNGAIWANQFDNVANRQAHVETTAPEIWEQTGGKVDGFICATGTGGTLAGVATALGPKGVKMGLADPYGSAIYNHFARGELKAEGSSITEGIGNGRITKNLEGFTPDMAYNIPDAEALPIIFDLLAEEGLCMGGSTGINVAGATRMAKEMGPGHTIVTVLCDYGQRYQSKLFNPDFLRAKSLPVPDWLDRAPRALPSVFED, encoded by the coding sequence ATGCGGATATACAGCGATCTGGCAGATGCGGTGGGCAAGACACCTCTGATACGGCTGAAGAAGGCCAGCGAGATCACGGGCTGCGAGATCCTCGGCAAGGCCGAATTTCTCAATCCCGGTCAATCGGTAAAGGACCGCGCCGCGCTTTACATCATCCGCGACGCCGTCGCGAAGGGTCACCTTAGCCCGGGCGGCACGATTGTCGAGGGCACGGCGGGCAATACCGGGATCGGGTTGGCGCTTGTCGGTGCCTCGATGGGATTCCGCACGGTGATCGTGATCCCGGAGACGCAGAGCCAAGAGAAGAAGGACATGATCCGGCTTGCCGGAGCCGAGCTCGTCCAGGTTCCCGCTGCGCCCTACAAGAATCCGAATAACTACGTGCGCTATTCCGGACGGCTTGCCGCGAAGCTCGCCGAGACTGAACCCAACGGCGCGATCTGGGCCAACCAGTTCGACAATGTCGCGAACCGCCAGGCCCACGTCGAGACGACGGCGCCCGAGATCTGGGAACAGACCGGCGGCAAGGTAGACGGCTTCATATGCGCCACGGGCACCGGCGGAACGCTGGCAGGCGTCGCCACCGCGCTCGGTCCAAAGGGCGTCAAGATGGGTCTTGCCGATCCATATGGCTCCGCGATCTACAACCACTTCGCCCGCGGCGAGCTTAAGGCCGAGGGCAGCTCAATCACAGAAGGTATCGGAAACGGTCGGATCACGAAGAACCTGGAAGGCTTCACGCCGGACATGGCCTACAACATCCCCGATGCCGAGGCTCTGCCGATCATCTTCGATCTATTGGCCGAGGAGGGGCTGTGCATGGGCGGCTCGACGGGCATCAATGTCGCGGGCGCGACCCGGATGGCGAAGGAGATGGGGCCAGGGCACACGATCGTCACGGTGCTGTGCGACTATGGCCAGCGCTACCAGTCGAAGCTTTTCAACCCGGATTTCCTACGCGCCAAGAGCCTGCCGGTGCCGGACTGGCTCGACCGCGCGCCGCGCGCGCTGCCGAGCGTCTTCGAGGACTGA
- a CDS encoding NUDIX domain-containing protein, whose product MSGFFFYGTLCHAPLRRVVLGRDAKLFAARLPGFAVSWAEGRAHALVQPENGATAEGGLLADATEGEAALLEYYGAVIGHEPHEVTVETEAGPVTAVAWFPSRERWQAGPAWRLADWAGRFGAVVTATAEEVMRGFGARDPGGMALRYPMMLIRGGARVRARAGTGAGGSVLRRHASPGDVVTSRVEEVYSNYFAVEEFDLRFRRFDGEMSPEVDRAVFISGDAAVVLPYDPVRDRVLLIEQFRMGAYARGDSQPWLLEAVAGRVDGGETPEEAAVREAREEAGLELQALIPARHYYPSPAAKGEYLYSYVGIADLPDAAAGLGGLPSETEDIRAHVVTFERFQQLVESGEANTAPLVILAEWLARNRPRLRADAKAREVAPRGA is encoded by the coding sequence GTGAGCGGCTTCTTCTTTTACGGCACGCTGTGTCACGCTCCGCTGCGGCGCGTGGTGCTGGGCCGCGACGCCAAGCTCTTTGCGGCGCGGCTGCCGGGTTTTGCCGTCAGCTGGGCCGAGGGGCGGGCCCACGCTCTCGTCCAGCCCGAGAATGGCGCGACCGCTGAGGGCGGGCTTCTAGCCGATGCTACCGAGGGCGAGGCGGCGCTGCTTGAGTATTACGGCGCAGTGATCGGCCACGAGCCGCACGAGGTCACGGTCGAGACTGAGGCGGGACCGGTCACGGCGGTTGCGTGGTTTCCGTCGCGTGAGCGATGGCAGGCCGGACCGGCTTGGCGGCTCGCGGACTGGGCGGGGCGGTTCGGCGCGGTGGTGACGGCGACCGCCGAGGAAGTGATGCGCGGCTTTGGGGCGCGCGATCCGGGCGGGATGGCACTACGCTATCCGATGATGCTGATACGGGGCGGTGCGCGCGTGCGGGCGAGGGCCGGAACCGGTGCAGGGGGTTCGGTCCTGCGTCGCCACGCGTCGCCGGGCGACGTCGTCACGAGCCGCGTAGAGGAGGTCTATTCAAACTACTTCGCGGTCGAGGAATTCGACCTCAGGTTTCGCCGCTTCGACGGCGAGATGAGCCCCGAGGTTGACCGCGCTGTCTTCATCTCGGGCGATGCCGCGGTCGTCCTGCCCTATGATCCGGTCCGTGACCGAGTGCTTCTTATCGAGCAGTTCCGCATGGGCGCCTATGCGCGCGGCGACAGCCAGCCCTGGCTTTTGGAGGCGGTCGCCGGCCGCGTCGATGGCGGCGAGACGCCCGAGGAGGCGGCGGTCCGCGAGGCGCGCGAGGAGGCGGGGCTGGAGCTTCAAGCGTTGATTCCAGCCCGGCACTACTACCCTTCGCCCGCCGCGAAGGGCGAGTATCTCTACTCCTATGTCGGCATCGCCGATCTGCCCGACGCCGCCGCCGGGCTCGGGGGGCTTCCGTCCGAGACCGAGGACATCCGCGCCCATGTCGTGACCTTCGAGCGCTTTCAGCAGCTTGTCGAAAGCGGTGAGGCGAATACCGCACCGCTGGTGATCCTGGCCGAGTGGCTGGCGCGGAACCGGCCACGTCTGCGCGCGGATGCCAAGGCGCGGGAGGTTGCGCCCCGGGGGGCTTGA
- a CDS encoding DUF3772 domain-containing protein → MRVLSRLLLALCLVLGAAGGAVIAPLSAVAQQRATAPDYASWNNVAEEAEAALAADRTSNEKLESLRATIVEWRGRFLSAQSANAAQIETVKNQISALGPAPTEESPDAPEIAARRKELNDQLARLQAPGLEAVEAYSHADGLIRRIDANIRARQASELLRLSPSPLNPVNWPAGVAVATQGTKTLWSETREAWQDDARRAEFRNKLPIILLLLTVAAVLMWRGSDVIERLTQRLQTGASIRARHVAAGLLSLGQVIVPVGGMVLLVIAIEITGMAGTRMSALIQVLPIAAFLFFAARWIGSWLFRSSGAVVRLTERPAEARFHVSMLALILALEAFRHAFTTEVRPPLSLAAQAVWAAPAVCLVAIFLFRLGLLLRPKSAGVGQDQADFRLRIQKLIANAVLAVAVVAPALALIGYVAAANALIWPTVGSLGLMGIILLLQRFGTDIYLLASRRGEEGRDALIPVLIGFGLTTLALPLFALVWGARVTDLIEIWTSFSEGIPLGETRLSPGVIVTFALIFAIGYAVTRLFQGALKSVVMPRTQLDKGVQNAVVSGIGYVGILLAALIAITGAGIDLSSLAIVAGALSVGIGFGLQNIVQNFVSGIILLIERPISEGDMIEVNGQFGTVKGISVRSTWIETFDRTDVIVPNADLVSGVVTNLTRGNLTGRLIIPVGVAYGTDTRKVQTILTEIAEAQPLVMVDPAPRVHFVAFGADSLNFEIRTILSDVNFKLDVQTEILHEINERFAAEGIEIPFAQRDLWIRNPEALGGEAARPHVEKETQPPPAPPAEPDPRYIRNDPQDDNGDD, encoded by the coding sequence ATGCGCGTGCTGAGCCGTCTTCTCCTTGCGCTCTGCTTGGTGCTCGGGGCGGCTGGAGGCGCGGTTATTGCGCCTCTTTCCGCCGTCGCGCAGCAGCGTGCGACTGCGCCTGACTACGCGAGTTGGAACAACGTCGCGGAGGAAGCCGAGGCGGCACTGGCTGCGGACCGTACGTCGAACGAGAAGCTCGAATCCCTGCGTGCCACCATCGTCGAATGGCGCGGCAGGTTCCTCAGCGCCCAGAGCGCGAACGCGGCGCAAATCGAGACCGTCAAGAACCAGATATCCGCGCTCGGGCCAGCCCCGACGGAGGAAAGCCCCGATGCGCCGGAGATCGCCGCCCGGCGCAAGGAATTGAACGATCAACTCGCGCGGCTTCAGGCACCGGGACTCGAAGCGGTCGAGGCCTACAGCCACGCCGACGGGCTGATCCGCCGGATTGACGCCAATATTCGCGCGCGGCAGGCTTCGGAGCTTCTGAGGCTGTCTCCGTCGCCGCTAAACCCGGTCAACTGGCCCGCGGGCGTCGCCGTCGCCACGCAGGGAACGAAAACACTCTGGTCAGAGACGCGCGAAGCCTGGCAGGACGACGCGCGTCGGGCCGAGTTCCGCAACAAGCTGCCGATCATTTTGCTGCTCCTCACCGTGGCCGCCGTGCTGATGTGGCGCGGCTCGGACGTCATCGAGCGGCTCACGCAGCGGCTCCAGACCGGTGCCTCGATCCGGGCGCGGCATGTCGCCGCTGGTCTCTTGTCGCTCGGACAGGTGATTGTGCCCGTCGGCGGCATGGTGTTGCTGGTGATCGCCATCGAGATTACCGGTATGGCGGGCACGCGCATGAGCGCGCTGATCCAGGTCCTGCCCATCGCGGCCTTCCTGTTTTTTGCAGCACGCTGGATCGGAAGCTGGCTCTTCCGATCCTCGGGCGCGGTGGTTCGGCTTACCGAACGGCCGGCCGAGGCGCGCTTTCACGTCTCCATGCTTGCGCTGATTCTCGCCCTCGAAGCCTTCCGCCACGCCTTTACCACCGAAGTCCGGCCGCCCCTGTCGCTGGCCGCGCAGGCTGTTTGGGCCGCCCCGGCAGTCTGTCTCGTCGCGATCTTCCTCTTCCGGCTTGGCCTTCTCTTGCGGCCCAAATCCGCCGGCGTGGGACAGGATCAGGCCGATTTCCGGCTGCGCATCCAAAAACTGATCGCGAATGCGGTTCTGGCCGTCGCCGTCGTTGCGCCCGCGCTTGCCCTCATCGGTTACGTCGCCGCCGCCAACGCCCTCATTTGGCCCACTGTCGGTTCGCTCGGGCTGATGGGGATCATCCTGCTTCTGCAGCGCTTCGGAACCGACATCTACCTTCTGGCGAGCCGGCGCGGCGAGGAGGGCCGCGACGCGCTCATCCCCGTCCTGATCGGTTTCGGGCTGACGACCCTGGCGCTGCCGCTCTTCGCCTTGGTCTGGGGCGCGCGGGTGACCGATCTGATCGAAATCTGGACCAGCTTCTCCGAAGGGATACCGCTGGGCGAGACCCGGCTGTCTCCGGGCGTGATCGTGACCTTCGCGCTGATCTTCGCGATCGGGTACGCTGTCACGCGGCTGTTCCAGGGGGCGCTGAAGTCGGTTGTGATGCCGCGCACCCAGCTCGACAAAGGCGTGCAGAACGCCGTCGTGTCGGGCATCGGCTATGTCGGTATCCTCCTCGCCGCCCTGATCGCGATCACCGGGGCGGGGATCGACTTGTCGTCGCTCGCCATCGTCGCCGGCGCATTGTCGGTCGGTATCGGTTTCGGCCTTCAGAACATCGTCCAGAACTTCGTCTCCGGCATCATCCTCCTGATCGAGCGGCCGATCTCGGAAGGCGACATGATCGAGGTCAACGGCCAGTTCGGGACCGTGAAGGGCATCTCGGTCCGGTCGACTTGGATCGAGACGTTCGACCGCACCGACGTGATCGTGCCGAATGCCGATCTCGTCTCGGGCGTGGTGACCAACCTCACGCGCGGGAACCTCACCGGGCGTCTGATCATCCCGGTCGGAGTGGCCTACGGCACGGATACCCGCAAGGTGCAAACGATCCTGACCGAGATCGCCGAAGCCCAGCCTTTGGTCATGGTCGATCCCGCGCCACGAGTGCATTTCGTGGCCTTCGGCGCCGACAGCCTGAACTTCGAGATCCGGACGATCCTGTCGGACGTGAACTTCAAGCTCGACGTGCAGACCGAGATCCTGCACGAGATCAACGAACGCTTCGCGGCCGAGGGTATCGAGATACCCTTTGCGCAGCGCGACCTTTGGATTCGAAACCCCGAGGCGCTTGGGGGCGAAGCCGCGCGCCCGCACGTTGAGAAGGAGACGCAGCCCCCCCCGGCGCCGCCCGCCGAGCCCGATCCGCGCTACATCCGCAACGATCCGCAAGACGACAACGGAGACGACTGA
- a CDS encoding TrgA family protein → MPTAAKLFAAFAFAVLAFFAAEIFKPHMPEGTQFGYFSFVSALIGLVAGWRVMGPEAGRGNWQAVNTGVKTSAVMVGLALLIFSTYEMLLLAFRPAYKGPMEAVVGIFDIGVEFFRTMLAWDVLVVLIIGGALAGLLSEWAARRWR, encoded by the coding sequence ATGCCCACCGCAGCCAAGCTATTCGCCGCCTTCGCGTTCGCGGTGCTGGCATTCTTCGCGGCCGAGATATTCAAGCCCCATATGCCAGAGGGGACGCAGTTCGGCTATTTCTCGTTCGTCTCGGCGCTGATCGGGCTCGTCGCGGGCTGGCGCGTGATGGGGCCGGAAGCGGGGCGCGGCAACTGGCAGGCAGTCAATACAGGCGTCAAGACGTCGGCCGTGATGGTCGGGCTCGCGCTGCTGATCTTCTCGACCTACGAAATGTTGCTGCTCGCATTCAGGCCGGCCTACAAGGGTCCGATGGAGGCGGTCGTCGGCATCTTCGACATTGGCGTGGAGTTCTTCCGCACGATGCTGGCCTGGGACGTGCTTGTTGTTCTCATCATCGGCGGCGCGTTGGCCGGGCTTCTGTCGGAATGGGCCGCGCGGCGCTGGCGGTGA